The following DNA comes from Pseudophryne corroboree isolate aPseCor3 chromosome 8, aPseCor3.hap2, whole genome shotgun sequence.
TTGTATTCTGGTAACAATCTTGTAACATTTCTAAAAACATCAACATTTTTTTTAGAAATTTGATCTATAAAAGATCTAAACACCCTTTACTCCAATCTATCTATGCTAATAAAGTAGATATTTCCTCTACTGCACCTCATTAATTCTATTTTTCCAGGTTTAAAGATAGTAATAAATCAGGGGTCAATGGACGGACAAAATGGCAGAGATAGATGACGTAGTTAGTTTTGAGAACGGATGGGGAAATACGTTGGGCATGTCTCCCTCCTGCCTCTTCTCCATTCATAATCTCCATTTTCTTAGTTACAGACCTTTTGTCTGCAAAAGCAAATCCTTTCCTTGGCTAAGCTTCCTGCACTCTCTATGTGCCTCCGCCAGGGTAAAAGCACTTTTGGAAACAAGAGCACAGAGGAAGTGTGTTCTTGATGAGTCATGACTGAACAGACCCTTTCCATCATAGAAGCTaagccccacacctgccccccttctTCTTTGGGGGTATGGAATGTGTCATTAAGCTTCTCCCTTGTCTCAGACACTTCATGTAGGTCTAATGTCAAGACATGGGCGAAGTGCAAGGTGATGGGGTGCTATACTCTAGTGGTGGAGTGTGAATGGGGGAGGCCAGTGCTGTTGAAGCCTGCAGAAAAGGTGTTGTATGGGTGAAGGCTTTGCAGTCCCACCAGAGAATTTGGAATCATGGTGATGGTGTTAGGTGTCATGAGTGGAATATCGTCTGGTGAACGACGCAAAGTAAGTGTGTAGTCAGGAAGTGTGGCCAGACGCAGGTTGTCATGGCTGGAGACTCCACCACCCTCACAATCAGGGTGTCCAGCATTTATCTGTAGAGAATTTAGCTCCTCGGGTGGTACAGGGCTGTGTGACAGATCCCGCGTGACTGAGGCACGCTGTGGACTAGGCTGGCGCTGTGTGTCCTGACGTCGCTTATCATTACGGTAGTATAATGCGGCAAAAGCCAGCACATTAAGAAATAAAAGAGAGGCTCCCACAGCAATAGTGACACTAAGCTCTGTAGAATAGTCCCTTGGATCCTGGATCACAACTGGGTCCACTGGGTCCAATTCTGGGTTCCACTTGGATGATGGACCATTGAGGGTGGGTGAAATAGCTGGCCGCTTATTATCCCAAGGCTTGGGCCTGCGCGTGGTATGTGAATTTTGAGTAGTGTCTGATGGTGGCACCTTGGTGGTAGTAGAAGTATAATGAAACATATCGTGTAGATTGTATAGGTGTGGTACTAGATGCTTCCAGAATGCCACTTTGGTAGCTCGATAGTGGTCACGCACACGTGGTTTCAGGCCAATGTGAAGGTAGTATTGTTCCCGTGGGTTGTACTTAGACCACGCCACTTCTTCAAAGCGGTTTGCCTTTGTGTGGATGAACTTGGTATCCTGCGGCACAGGTTTGTTGGGATCACTAGAGGAGAAAAATAAGTGGTTAAGTGACTAAAATATAAATATTTGTAAAATACCTGCCTAAAAATagagtatgggtcgttgggtcgactcaacttaggttgacagtcattgggttgaccacgataggtcgacatgtgttaggtcgacaagctaactaagtcgacatggtcattaggtcgacatgtactaggtcgacaggtgaaaaagtcgacatgagtttttggattttatttggtgtcgtttttttcggaaagtgacggggaaccccaattagtgcaccgtgtcccctcgcatggcgcgcGTTCGGGctaccgctacgctcggcacaggttagcgTTCCaaaagtagtccacgtggatcgtcaagtatggaaaaatccccaaaatggattttttttttaaactcatgtcgacctttagacctgtcgacctagtacaggtcgacctagtgaccatgtcgacctagttatcctgttgacctaatgcatgtcgacctatcgtggtcgacccaatgattgtcgacctaagttgggtcgacctaacgaccgtatcccctaaaAATATTCCTGACAGACAGATAACGCTAATCAGACCTTACTGCAAGATTCAGATTTTATATACAAAACTATTGTATGCTCTGTTATGCTAGTAACAGTCCAGAATCTAATGTGACCTTCAGGAGGATTCCTTGTTGTCTTTCTCATAACTAACCCTTTTCTACTCTTACTAGTGACCATGAGGAGCGATCTGTGACTggatggagatgtcttttcactcaATGACCATTTACTCAGGAATCTTTCTGCTGCTTGTCATAATGTGGAGGACAATGCAAACAATCATAATATGTGATGCTTTCACTGAATCTGCAGCTGTCCTTCAAATGTAATGCACTGCTCATAGATGTCACACATGGGGCCTATAAAGATTTCTCCAGGAACTGAAGCACCTACATGTATTCCCCCAGAGTTGATTACATTTCTATTTTGCCTACACTTATTCCCATTTTTCCAGTACCAAAACAAtccaaatgtttaaaaaatatattatcaGGATCTCTGTTTTCAAGAAACACTGATCTATGTCCTTACCCAGTTTTGGCAAAGTTGGTCCAGTATGTCATGACTACAGCACTCAGCATCACATCATTCTTGGAAAAATTGCAGGGGAATAAATCTGTTGGACCCACCATAGGGACACCAAATACATAGGGTACCTCATCCccatgggctgcatcagaccatgcAGGTTTCATCAGGCTCTGGCAGTGATGGTAAAAGGCATAAAAATAAGTGGGCGAGCCATAACGGGCATGTAGATCAGCAGTCACTACAGATGGCTCCACCCACTGATGGTCAGTGAATAGAGCCACTAAGGTCTTGCGACGAGTCTCAGGATTGTCGCGGTCAGCCCAGTCTGTGTACATGAACTTGATGGTTTCACGCAGTGTGTCTTTACCTTCTGGGTACCCATAAAGATTGTCCACAAAGTTAGATACTGAGTAGTCAAAGTCACTTCCAGAAACACCATCTTCTGCATCCACCACATTCTCCACAAACTTGAGTCCTTCCCCTTGGTTGACCCCCAGCATTATATCATAATTGAGGAACTCTCCTTGCTCCATGAGAATCTCTGGGTCATCTGGAATTACATCTCCGTCAATGACTGGACCAAAAGCTACATGATACCGGGCTGGCTGAATATCCTGTTCTACCAACTCTTTGGCATTTTTCTGCCGCAAGCAGTCAACCATATCCACAGTGTCCAGTACATTGCAGCCCACCTTCTCGGCAAGCAGTCGGGTGTACTTCACAGGCTGGTAATTGACAGCCCAGCTGGAAAGGGCCGAACCACTTTGTATGATAGCTCTTTGGAACAGTCCTGTCAAAAAAGACCAGGTCATGTACACATTTATACTAAACATGACATAACATGACATTCTACCTGCTTAACATGCAAGATTTCTCTGATATGATTTTACTATGAGTTTCTGCATCAATGTTTCATTAATCCTATCATCAGGATAACATACAATGTTCATGCctttgaagtgggtgtttctggttttCATCCCAGCCTCAGACACTGTGAGACAGAAAGACAGACACAGATACAAAGACATCAGCAGCCCAACTTCCTGCCCAGCTGGTCTCAGTGTGTGCCAGGGAAGAAAACACAGCACAAGAGGATCTTTTTAAAGATGAGGAGATGGAGAAAATTAGTGGAATCAGAGAAGAGGGAAGGAGAGAAATTAGAGAAAGGGAAGTGAATACATGTTAGGAAATGAATGATATGAAATAGGTTGCAGTATTAGATTGTAATTAAAGATAAATTACTGTGAAAATAATATTATaaatataacaatttaaaaaatgagTTAGAGCCATAAGGCAGATGATGACAAAAACAACATAAGACAATTAAGTAGGAAAGGCAAAACGTAATAAACAATCATAAAAGTTGAAGGAGTTGCAGGAGACAAAAGCATGATAGGGGCACACAAAGTAAAAGGTTGCTCTTTTTGAGGATCTCAGCGAATATTGTACCTTTAGAGCTGGCCCAAACACAGACATCGATGCTGATGGAATCATGGAATAATGTCAGGTGATCCATAAACCTTCAATGTTGTGGGACAGACACACAGACATGGAGTTACAGCATACAGTCATGAAAGCATGGTATAGTGCGATGGTACAGTGTGATGTTCAATGGATGTTATATTAGAAGTAGTGTCAACAGTGGTGACTGATACTGGGGCAAATACTGTTCTAGTAATATTCAAGACAAAGTTTTAGGAGTTCTAAGATTTTCATTAGACCTGAATCCTTGGATATCATctagacaaaaataagattttaaacctaccggtaaatctttttctcctagtccgtagaggatgctggggactccgtaaggaccatggggtatagacggctccgcaggagacatgggcactttaagactttagaatgggtgtgcactggctcctccctctatgtccctcctccagacctcagttaggactgtgcccagaggagactgacagtacgaggaaaggatttttgtgaatctaagggcgagatacataccagcccacaccatccaacatggtatatactaaaccagttaacagcatgaacaacagcatcagccccagactgatctcaactgcaacataacccttatgtaagcaacaactatatacaagccttgcagaatttttccgcactgggacgggcgcccagcatcctctacggactaggagaaaaagatttaccggtaggtttaaaatcttattttctcttacgtcctacaggatgctggggactctgtaaggaccatggggattataccaaagctccagaccgggcgggagagtgcggatgactctgcagcaccgactgagcaacatgaggtcctcatcagccagggtatcaaacttgtagaatcttgcaaaagtgtttgaacccgaccaagtagcagctcggcaaagctgtaatgccaagacgcctcgagcagccgcccaagaagagcccaccttcctagtggaatgggcctttaccgaattttggaaccgacaatccagccgtagaatgagcctgcggaatgagcaatagtctgtttagacgcaggagcgccaaccttgttggctgcatacaggacaaacagtgcttctgttttcctaaccctagccgttctggcgatataaatctttaaggccctgactacatcgagggacttggaatcctccaaggcacccgtagccacaggcaccacaataggttggttcatatgaaatgacgaaaccaccttaggcagaaaatgaggacgagtcctcaactctgctctatccgcatggataatcagataggggctcttgtaagacaaagccgccaattcggacacccgccttgcagatgccaaggccaataccatgaccactttccaagtgagaaacttaaattcaactgtttgaagaggttcaaatcagtgtgatttaaggaactgtaacaccacgttaaggtcccacggtgccactggaggcacaaaaggaggttggatgagccacactccctttacaaaagtctggacttctgggagagaagccaattccttctgaaagaatatagataatcccgaaatctgcaccttaatggagcctaacttcaggcccatatccacacctgaccgcagaaaatggagaaaatcatCCAtagggcattcttggcttcacatcaagacacatattttctcccgatacggtgatagtgtttcgccattacctccttcctagcagtaataagagtagggacgacttcatccggaatacctttcctagctaggatttggtgttcaaccgccatgctgtcaaacgtaaccgcggtaagtcttggaacacatagggcccctgtagtaacaggtcctccctgagaggaagaggccacggatcttctgtgatcatttcctgaagatctgaaatccaggctctttgaggccaatctggaacaatgagtattgtctgcactcttgttcgtcttatgattctcaatatccttgagatgcgaggaagtggagggaacacagagactgactgaaacacccacggtgtcaccagggcgcccactgccactgcctgagggtcccttgacctggaacaatacgtccgaagctttctgttgaggcgtgacgccatcatgtctatttgaggaagtccccaacgacttgtcacctctgcaaagacttcttgatgaagtccccacttctcctggatggagatcgtgtctgctgcggaagtctgcttaccagttgtctactcccggaatgaagaccactgacagagcgcttacatgatttaccgcccagcgaagaatcctggtggcttctgccattgctgctctgcttcttgtcccgccctggccGTTTTAAATGTgccccggctgtgacgttgtctgactgtaacagaacaggtaggttgcgaagaagattctccgccggtcggaggccgttgtatatggcccttaattccagcatattgatgtgtagaccagcctcctggcttgaccatattccctgaaaatgttttccctgtgtgactgctccccatcctcggaggctcgcgtccgtgatcacaagaacccaatcttgaatgccgaacctgcgaccctctagaaggggagtactctggagccaccacaggagagagagagagagagagagagagagagagagaccctgggggacagggtatctTCCGATGTATCTGCAGTTGGGACCCTGACCacctgtccaggaggtcccactgacctccctctccctgttgtagcactctcagggagagagacacggtttttaataaatgttcccttgaactcgcatttatcaggagatcgtcctgatacttgtgaccccttgcttgcgcaggagcaccatcatttccgccattaccttggagaaaattctcggggccgtggaaagcccaaacggcaacgtctgaaactggtaatgacaatcctgtacagcgaatcttaggtacgcccgatgaggaggatatatggggacatgaaggtatgcatcctttatgtctagtgacaccataaaaccccccccctttccaggctggatatccttgccttgagagattccatcttgaatttgaacctctgtaaatATAGGTTTAggtattttagattcagaattggtctgaccgagccatccggctttgggaccacaaacagggttgaataaaacccttttccctgttgcactaggggaaccatgataatcacttgctgttgacacagctttagtatggcagtcaaaactattttcctctccggggaagtagctggcaaggccgatttgaaaatcggtgtggaagcacctctttgatgaatttggtagagtccggggaggacatttttcctgtgaactagccgtagccggtgttctattccctctacctctacctctggcgaggaaagaaagccacgcccctttctggacttacgtgaccgaaaggactgcatctgttattagggcgtttccttttgctgtgggggaacgtaaggcaaaaaagacgacttacccgcggtagttgTGAAAAACAGGTCTGCGAAgctctccccaaataaaacttcacccttgcaaggtaaagcctccatatgactctttgagccagcatcacctgtccattgacgggtccgtaGGGACCTACTAGCAGCAGAACttgccatggcattagctcttgaacccaaaagcccaatatctctcgcagcctctctcatatatagtgctgcgttcttgatgtgacctaaggtcaacaccatactatctttatctagggtgtcaatgtcataagacaagttatcagcccaagctgtaattgcgctacctacccatgccgacgctactgcaggtctaaatagggctcccgtagtcacataaattgattttaaggtagattcctgcctacgatccgcaggatcctatagggccgccgtatcaggggacggtaatgctacctttttggaccagcgtgttaaggccttgtccagcgtgggcgaggattcccaccacaacctgtcctttgaggggaaaggatacgccataataattcccttgggaacctgcagtctaatgtcaggagtctcccaagcttttttttctcttcttttaaATAAAACGGTCTgctcatgagatgagttaggttacttttcttaaacatgcagaccctcgtgtcagggacagaggaatcctctgtgatatgcaaaacatcttttattgcaataatcatatattgaatactttcgcaACTCATGGGTGCAAACTTGCATCATCctggtcgacactggagtcggaatccgtgtcggtatcagtgtctgctaactgggttAAGGGACGTTTATGGTaccctgaagggtcctgggacacagtaaaagccatgggttaattccctgcttgtctttggactctgctttgtccaatctgtaataaagccacattagcattcaaaacattccacatgtcctccCAATCAGGTgtgggctgtgccgacggagacaccaccaccatctgctctgcatccaccCTAGACGAGCctcccgcttcagacatgtcgacacacacgtactgacacccccacacacactgggataaataaatacggggactgacccacaataaggccctttggagagacagagagagagtatgccagcacacacccagcggcacaatatactgaaaccaaggtcccagcctaaatagcgctttatatatatatatatatatatatatatatatatatatatataatatatgtacaatctgcaccaaataaatgtgcccccccccctcgtttttgccccctgttattgttcagcaggggagagtccgggagaacTTCTCTGCaatatgctgtggagaaaatggcgctggttagtgctggaagatcaagccccgcccccttgacggcgggcttcggtcccgctcaatttctttatactggcggggattttaTACTATACTGCCTCCGCATTATCCGAGACCTGTGCCAGTGCTGTTTatgaggtaataattgctgcccagggcgccccccccctgcgccctgcacccgtacagtgccttctgtgtgtgtgtgtgctgggagcaatggcgcgcagcattaccgccgcgtgtgtacctcattgaagatctgaagtcttctttcttctcacactaacccgacttctatcttccggctctgtgaggaggacggcggcgcggctccgggacgaacggcgaggatgagacctgcgttccgaccctctggagctaatggtgtccagtagcctaagaagcagagcctatcatttaagtaggtctgcttctctcccctcagtcccacgatgcagggagcctgttgccagcagtgctccctgaaaataaaaaacctaacaaaagtcttttcagagaaactcagtagagctcccctgcagtgcatccagtctccactgggcacaggatctaactgaggtctggaggaggggcatagagggaggagccagtgcacacccattctaaagtcttaaagtgcctatgtctcctgcagagccgtctatgccccatggtccttacggagtccccagcatcctctaggacgtaagagaaacaggacTTACACAGCATAACAAATTCCATATATACCTTCAGAGTGGTGAGAGAGTGTGAGAAGACTGACGCAGGATGCCCCGATGCCAGAGCCAAACACTGTGATCCTGTGAGGGTCACCACCAAAAAATGCCACATTCTCGCTCACCCAGCGCAATGCCTGGATTTGATCAAGAAGTCCATAATTTCCTTTAGCTGCTTGATCGCCAGTACTCAAGAATCCTGTAAAAATAAATATGTTCAGTCAGAGACATTTCTGttctagagtgtaagctctcatagcAAAATGAAAAAATTAAACATCTCTGATGCGTTAACCAAGAcagattcttttaaaaaatattataATCTTATTTTGAAATAATAATGAAAACAGAAGAACGATACACAGGAataattaaaacaaaacaaagggaATGCAtgcagaaatataaatatataagcaCACTTTCTAAAAGACGAATTTGTGATTGCTAGCCTCCAGTCAATGTTAACTGGCattatttctgcagcgggatacagtATAAACACATCATTAGAAAATTAATTCTGTACAGCAATCCTTTAGCCTTGCGTTAACAAATTAGAATTTTACAAAGTAATCGTATAAGAAATGACACAACAAAATTTTGGGGATCTAGGGGAGACAAGTAGTAAAAGCTAAGAGAAGCAGTAAATTAATAAAATTAACACCCCACCACTAATTCACAATATTAAAATTTAAATGCTTCAGGAGATCTATTATCTTTGACGGTGCCCTTAGGATGGCAAATAAATAGCTTTCTTAATTACTGTATTTCCATTCAATAATTACAGAAACATAGAGCCAAATGCATATTAGGGAGATTTGGTGGTGGGTGGCTGCACACAATGGCAAATCATGGGGGAATACTAATAAGAAAGAATTGTGAAAATGTAACTGTCACGGACCCCGGCCGCctcactctccggatacaccaatccgagagttgcgccagcgccgtgcgaatctccgctgccaccagcaaagacttttcaacgtattgcggacgttgcaggtgtctttagcttcacctgtgatcaccaatctcaatatctcatgaaaaccataggtaacgtacttcacttggcttgacttgggttcaagaacacagcagtcagatctaattatatgtttattataatcaagaaatatcttcgggtttacactggtaaaaagattacaaagaatataaggagtttagaaaagatatacaggttactagcagtctcaat
Coding sequences within:
- the NLGN3 gene encoding neuroligin-3 isoform X1 — its product is MHVVGLSVALRKLSLALWVLSVTARILSSHAQVYSQTVNTHYGKLRGMRMSLPNDILGPVDQYLGVPYAAPPVGEKRFLPPEPPPSWSGIRNATHFSPVCPQNIQNAVPDIMMPVWFTSNLDTVTGYLQEQSEDCLYLNIYVPTEDVKRISKECVRKPNKKICRKGGPSAKKQGEEVSDNDEDEEGDIRDTGAKPVMVYIHGGSYMEGSGNMIDGSVLASYGNVIVITLNYRVGVLGFLSTGDQAAKGNYGLLDQIQALRWVSENVAFFGGDPHRITVFGSGIGASCVSLLTLSHHSEGLFQRAIIQSGSALSSWAVNYQPVKYTRLLAEKVGCNVLDTVDMVDCLRQKNAKELVEQDIQPARYHVAFGPVIDGDVIPDDPEILMEQGEFLNYDIMLGVNQGEGLKFVENVVDAEDGVSGSDFDYSVSNFVDNLYGYPEGKDTLRETIKFMYTDWADRDNPETRRKTLVALFTDHQWVEPSVVTADLHARYGSPTYFYAFYHHCQSLMKPAWSDAAHGDEVPYVFGVPMVGPTDLFPCNFSKNDVMLSAVVMTYWTNFAKTGDPNKPVPQDTKFIHTKANRFEEVAWSKYNPREQYYLHIGLKPRVRDHYRATKVAFWKHLVPHLYNLHDMFHYTSTTTKVPPSDTTQNSHTTRRPKPWDNKRPAISPTLNGPSSKWNPELDPVDPVVIQDPRDYSTELSVTIAVGASLLFLNVLAFAALYYRNDKRRQDTQRQPSPQRASVTRDLSHSPVPPEELNSLQINAGHPDCEGGGVSSHDNLRLATLPDYTLTLRRSPDDIPLMTPNTITMIPNSLVGLQSLHPYNTFSAGFNSTGLPHSHSTTRV
- the NLGN3 gene encoding neuroligin-3 isoform X2, encoding MHVVGLSVALRKLSLALWVLSVTARILSSHAQVYSQTVNTHYGKLRGMRMSLPNDILGPVDQYLGVPYAAPPVGEKRFLPPEPPPSWSGIRNATHFSPVCPQNIQNAVPDIMMPVWFTSNLDTVTGYLQEQSEDCLYLNIYVPTEDGPSAKKQGEEVSDNDEDEEGDIRDTGAKPVMVYIHGGSYMEGSGNMIDGSVLASYGNVIVITLNYRVGVLGFLSTGDQAAKGNYGLLDQIQALRWVSENVAFFGGDPHRITVFGSGIGASCVSLLTLSHHSEGLFQRAIIQSGSALSSWAVNYQPVKYTRLLAEKVGCNVLDTVDMVDCLRQKNAKELVEQDIQPARYHVAFGPVIDGDVIPDDPEILMEQGEFLNYDIMLGVNQGEGLKFVENVVDAEDGVSGSDFDYSVSNFVDNLYGYPEGKDTLRETIKFMYTDWADRDNPETRRKTLVALFTDHQWVEPSVVTADLHARYGSPTYFYAFYHHCQSLMKPAWSDAAHGDEVPYVFGVPMVGPTDLFPCNFSKNDVMLSAVVMTYWTNFAKTGDPNKPVPQDTKFIHTKANRFEEVAWSKYNPREQYYLHIGLKPRVRDHYRATKVAFWKHLVPHLYNLHDMFHYTSTTTKVPPSDTTQNSHTTRRPKPWDNKRPAISPTLNGPSSKWNPELDPVDPVVIQDPRDYSTELSVTIAVGASLLFLNVLAFAALYYRNDKRRQDTQRQPSPQRASVTRDLSHSPVPPEELNSLQINAGHPDCEGGGVSSHDNLRLATLPDYTLTLRRSPDDIPLMTPNTITMIPNSLVGLQSLHPYNTFSAGFNSTGLPHSHSTTRV
- the NLGN3 gene encoding neuroligin-3 isoform X3 produces the protein MHVVGLSVALRKLSLALWVLSVTARILSSHAQVYSQTVNTHYGKLRGMRMSLPNDILGPVDQYLGVPYAAPPVGEKRFLPPEPPPSWSGIRNATHFSPVCPQNIQNAVPDIMMPVWFTSNLDTVTGYLQEQSEDCLYLNIYVPTEDDIRDTGAKPVMVYIHGGSYMEGSGNMIDGSVLASYGNVIVITLNYRVGVLGFLSTGDQAAKGNYGLLDQIQALRWVSENVAFFGGDPHRITVFGSGIGASCVSLLTLSHHSEGLFQRAIIQSGSALSSWAVNYQPVKYTRLLAEKVGCNVLDTVDMVDCLRQKNAKELVEQDIQPARYHVAFGPVIDGDVIPDDPEILMEQGEFLNYDIMLGVNQGEGLKFVENVVDAEDGVSGSDFDYSVSNFVDNLYGYPEGKDTLRETIKFMYTDWADRDNPETRRKTLVALFTDHQWVEPSVVTADLHARYGSPTYFYAFYHHCQSLMKPAWSDAAHGDEVPYVFGVPMVGPTDLFPCNFSKNDVMLSAVVMTYWTNFAKTGDPNKPVPQDTKFIHTKANRFEEVAWSKYNPREQYYLHIGLKPRVRDHYRATKVAFWKHLVPHLYNLHDMFHYTSTTTKVPPSDTTQNSHTTRRPKPWDNKRPAISPTLNGPSSKWNPELDPVDPVVIQDPRDYSTELSVTIAVGASLLFLNVLAFAALYYRNDKRRQDTQRQPSPQRASVTRDLSHSPVPPEELNSLQINAGHPDCEGGGVSSHDNLRLATLPDYTLTLRRSPDDIPLMTPNTITMIPNSLVGLQSLHPYNTFSAGFNSTGLPHSHSTTRV